One region of Flavobacterium sp. KACC 22763 genomic DNA includes:
- the aroB gene encoding 3-dehydroquinate synthase, with translation MQSIQANNYFVHFNENAYEALNKHLRESKYSNIFMIVDDQTNEYCLSKFIPLLETDLAIEIIEFEAGEANKNIETCIEIWNILTELGADRKSLIINLGGGVVTDLGGFVASTFKRGVDFINIPTTLLSMVDASVGGKTGVDLGNLKNQIGVINVPQMVLIDTQYLETLPQSEMRSGLAEMLKHGLIYDAPYWRQFSDLKSIVFDELDQLIYRSVEIKNEIVIQDPTEKNIRKALNFGHTLGHAIEGYFLESEEKTTLLHGEAIAVGMILESYISLQKGLISAEEYREIKAVIKDIYDDVVFEENDIDPILELLIHDKKNEYGLIQFALIEGIGKIKINQSVENKLILEAFEDYKS, from the coding sequence ATGCAATCTATTCAAGCCAATAATTATTTCGTACATTTTAATGAGAATGCTTACGAAGCTTTAAATAAACATTTAAGAGAAAGTAAATATTCTAATATTTTTATGATTGTTGATGATCAAACTAATGAGTATTGTTTATCTAAATTTATTCCTCTTTTAGAGACCGATTTAGCAATCGAAATCATAGAATTTGAAGCTGGAGAAGCAAATAAAAACATTGAAACTTGTATTGAGATCTGGAATATTTTGACAGAACTTGGAGCAGATAGAAAATCGCTTATCATTAATTTAGGAGGAGGTGTTGTCACAGATTTAGGAGGCTTTGTTGCTTCTACATTCAAAAGAGGTGTAGATTTTATCAATATTCCTACTACCCTATTGTCTATGGTTGATGCTTCTGTTGGAGGAAAAACAGGAGTTGACTTAGGAAATCTTAAAAATCAGATCGGAGTGATTAATGTACCGCAAATGGTATTAATTGATACACAATATTTAGAAACTTTACCGCAAAGCGAAATGCGTTCTGGTTTGGCTGAAATGCTAAAACATGGTTTAATATATGACGCACCTTATTGGAGACAGTTTTCAGACTTAAAATCGATTGTTTTTGATGAATTAGATCAATTAATATATCGTTCTGTTGAAATTAAGAATGAAATCGTTATTCAAGATCCAACAGAGAAAAATATTCGTAAAGCCTTGAATTTTGGACATACTTTAGGACATGCTATTGAAGGATACTTCCTGGAAAGTGAAGAGAAAACAACTTTGCTGCATGGTGAAGCGATTGCGGTTGGAATGATCTTGGAAAGTTATATCTCACTTCAGAAAGGATTAATTTCTGCAGAAGAATACAGAGAAATCAAAGCGGTAATAAAAGATATTTATGACGATGTGGTTTTTGAGGAAAATGACATTGATCCGATCTTGGAATTGTTAATTCACGACAAAAAAAATGAATACGGTTTAATTCAATTTGCATTAATTGAAGGAATCGGAAAAATAAAAATCAACCAATCCGTTGAAAATAAATTGATTCTAGAAGCGTTTGAGGATTATAAATCTTAA
- a CDS encoding arginine decarboxylase, which yields MNTKYSDLINQTYYFPQEEFKLNKDNLLFHNIDLMKLVEQYGTPLKFTYLPQISENINKAKAWFRKSMEKNKYEAKYYYCYCTKSSHFEYIMNEAFKNNIHIETSSAFDVNIVENLLENGKINKSTYVICNGFKRDEYITNIGRLINNGHKNTIPIIDNYEELDLLQAEIKGKFKIGIRIAAEEEPKFEFYTSRLGIGYKNIVSFYKKQIQENDKLELKMLHFFINTGINDTSYYWNELVKCIKVYIALKKECPTLDGLNIGGGFPIKNSLAFEYDYQYMIDEIINQIKIACDEAEVDVPNIFTEFGSFTVGESGGAIYQILYQKQQNDREKWNMIDSSFITTLPDTWAINKRFIMLAVNRWNDTYERVLLGGLTCDSDDYYNSEQNMNAIYLPKYNKEKPLYIGFFNTGAYQETIGGYGGLHHCLIPQPKHILIDRDENGILATEVFSEQQTSDDVLKILGYKKKV from the coding sequence ATGAATACAAAATATTCTGATCTAATAAACCAAACATACTACTTTCCACAAGAGGAATTTAAACTAAACAAAGACAACCTGTTATTTCACAACATCGATTTGATGAAATTGGTTGAACAATATGGTACACCATTAAAGTTTACTTACTTGCCTCAGATTTCTGAAAACATCAACAAAGCAAAAGCTTGGTTCAGAAAATCAATGGAAAAGAATAAATACGAAGCAAAGTATTACTATTGTTATTGCACTAAAAGCTCTCATTTTGAATACATTATGAATGAAGCTTTCAAGAATAACATTCACATTGAAACATCATCTGCTTTTGATGTAAATATTGTGGAGAATTTATTAGAAAACGGAAAAATCAACAAAAGTACGTATGTAATCTGTAATGGTTTCAAAAGAGACGAATACATTACTAACATTGGTAGATTAATCAACAATGGGCATAAAAACACTATTCCAATTATTGATAACTACGAAGAGTTAGATCTACTTCAAGCAGAAATTAAAGGAAAATTCAAAATCGGAATCCGTATTGCTGCTGAAGAAGAACCTAAATTTGAGTTTTATACTTCTAGATTAGGTATTGGTTACAAAAACATAGTTTCTTTCTATAAAAAACAAATCCAGGAAAATGACAAATTAGAGCTGAAAATGCTTCACTTTTTCATTAATACTGGTATAAACGATACTTCATATTACTGGAATGAGCTTGTAAAATGTATCAAAGTATACATTGCTCTTAAAAAAGAGTGCCCTACTCTTGACGGTTTGAACATTGGTGGTGGTTTTCCAATTAAAAACTCACTTGCCTTTGAATATGATTATCAATATATGATTGATGAAATCATCAATCAGATTAAAATTGCTTGTGATGAAGCTGAAGTTGATGTTCCAAATATTTTTACGGAATTTGGTTCATTTACAGTAGGCGAAAGCGGTGGTGCAATCTATCAGATTTTGTATCAAAAACAACAAAATGATAGAGAAAAATGGAATATGATTGATTCATCTTTCATTACCACTTTACCAGATACTTGGGCTATAAACAAACGTTTTATTATGCTGGCAGTAAATCGCTGGAATGATACTTACGAACGGGTTCTGTTAGGAGGTCTTACTTGTGATAGTGACGATTATTACAATTCTGAACAAAACATGAACGCCATTTATTTGCCTAAATACAACAAAGAGAAACCATTATACATTGGATTCTTTAATACTGGCGCTTATCAAGAAACAATTGGAGGATACGGAGGTCTGCACCACTGTCTAATTCCGCAACCTAAACACATTTTAATTGATCGTGATGAAAATGGAATTCTGGCAACCGAGGTTTTCTCAGAACAACAGACTTCAGACGATGTTTTAAAGATTTTAGGATACAAAAAAAAGGTGTAA